A segment of the Triticum urartu cultivar G1812 chromosome 1, Tu2.1, whole genome shotgun sequence genome:
TGCCAGCTTACTAGTTGCATGAAATAGCTCCGCGCCGTACCGCAGCAGTGCGCGACACTGGACCAGAGTAGACCCGCGTACAGCGCATAGAAACGACACAACACAATCACTCTGTCGCTCGTACAGTAGCACAGTACAAATACTACTTTGATAAGACGCGTGGTGCAAAATACTTGAGCCGTGTTGGTCGCCGGCACTGCACTGCACGGTACGTGTGCCGTGCATGAGAACCATCTCCCGTGTCCTCGGACGCCGTCCATCGGGTCCTCCGGCTGGCTGCATGCTTTTGGGGTTCCTGACCGGACCCGGGCTTCCGGAggcagccagccagccagccagtCAGTCACCAGTGACGCGCGCGCGCGAGAGAGAAGACCGGGTTTGGCCTGCGTGTTTTCCTAGCTGGCAACAGCAAGAACACCGGGCGCGTGCGTATGCACCTACCAATACACACGGCCAACGCATTCCCTCCTCCCCCCTAATCAGCAGTGGGTCACACAGTAAGCATGGCCAGCCAATCATCCCAACTGCCAGAATTGGACGGGACACGTCAAGAGTCCACCATGGCATGCAATGCCACCCGGCCACGCCACGCTCtttccctcctcctcctcctcctcctcaaagCGCATCGCCACATCATACGCACAGCATTTCGTCACCGGTTCACAAATGATGGAGCAGGTGGTGGATGGATGGTTCCGGTGCGGTTTAGCTGCGCCTTTGGGAGGTTCCAGACTCTACCCGTGTGTGGTGTGGCTAGGGTCCCATATATGTTTCAAAATTTGAACGGAGCGGAGTGGATTAGTGATGAGTGGTGGCAGTACATGACGACTGCCTACATACATCACATACATGCATACGTACAGTGGTGCGGTTGAGAAGCAGACGAAACAAATACTCCAACTCTCCCAatcaagaagaagaaaagaattCACTCACTCACTCACCCTTCGGTTCAGTTCAGTAATCAGTACTGTAAGTAATTAACTTACACACAAGCCCTCCTCCTGCTGTCACTTTTTACACTAgcctatctctctctctcttctcctctctctctctgctgtCGATCTCGGATTCTCGGTGCGCGTGGCCCCACCGGGCGGTGTCGGAGGGCGGGCGCCGCCGGGACCCTCTGCAAAAATCGGCGGTCAAAACCCTCCTCCCCCAAAGCCCCCCTTCCGTCCGTCTCTCTCGCCCAGAAACGCACCAGCGGCAGCGGCTCACACCACCATGTCGCAGCATTGCATCCGCGGCAGCCGCATCAGCAGCGGCGCCGGCTCGTCCACGCCCTTGGCGATGGCGATGGCGGTGGCGTCATCGCCGTGCGAGCAGGTTTGGTCGGCGAGGAAGGCGCGGATGGCGGCGAGGCCGGGGCCGCGGACGTCGCGCTCCCAGGACGCCGACTCGGCGGCCGGGCCGGCCCCGGCGAGCCGCGCGCGGATGGTGGCGGAGGCGTCGAGGCGGCGCACGGGCCAGCCCCAGCCGTCGGCCATGCGCCGGATCTTGCACACCTGCGCGGCGGCGAGGCGCCGGGTGTTGGCCTTGATGTCGTCCACGGCCGCGCGGAAGCTCCTGCGCCCGGCGAGGTACTCGCCCAGCTCCGGCACCCCGATGGCCTTGCCCAGCCCGGGGGCGTGCGCGGCGCGCTccgcggcggtggtggcggcgaagtactcccgcagctcctccaccatgccggcgCCCACCATGTCGTCCACGCGCCGGTCCAGGTACTCGGCGAGGAGCGCCTCCTCCACGTCCACCCAGAGGAGGCAGCACGGGTACCGGAGCGCGGGGCGGTAGCGGCGGTCGAGGGAGAAGGGGTCCTCGGGGAGCGCGGCGCCGTCGTCGTCGGGGAGGTCGGCGAGGAGGGCGTGGATGAGGGAGTTGGACCCGCCGGCTACGACGGGCAGCAGCCCCCTGGCCGCGATCGAGGCGACCTTGGCGGCGCCGAGGGAGCGGAAGGAGGACGGCGGGAGCGCGCCGGCCTCGGGGGGGACGGCGCCGAGCAGGTGGTGCTCGACGCCGCGGCGGTCGGCGAGCGGCACCTTGTTGGTGGTGACGTCGAGGCCTTCGTAGAGCTGGATCTTGTCGGCGTTGACGACCTCGCCGCGCAGCTCCCGCGCCGCGTCGATGGACAGCTTGGTCTTCCCGGTGCCCGTGGCGCCGACGATCACCACCAGCCGCGTCCtcgccctctccccctcctccccccaccccgatccgccgccgctggaggaggaggacgaaCAAGAGGAGGAAGAGCTCATTGCCGCGGCGCGCCAGATCCGCAATGGGCGGCGGCGGGAAGTGGCAGGCGGTCGTCCTCCGCCTCCGCGCGCGACGGTGGTGACGGTGGTGGTAATAACCCGATTAGCGAGGGTGTTCATGTGGCTAATGCGGCAGCCAGGGGCCTCGACGGATCCTGATTAGCCGGGAATCACCCTGTTTTGTCCTTTGCTAAATACGCCGCCCCCTCACAGCCCTGGACGCGCAGATCGAAACTCGCTCGCCTAATCTCCGCTTCCGGGTTTGATTTAGCGCGCACCTGGCGTTTGATTTTTTGCTTTTGCCGCGCGCGCACCCGCCCGATCTTGCTGCTTTCCCGGCGATTTTCCCTCCAGCCCAGCCAGGGGCGTTGCGTTTGGTTTTGGGGGTTTTGCAGGGGAGATGGATGGGATGGGATGGGATGGGGCTGTTGTGGATTGGATGCCACGGCTGCTGGGTCGTGTTCGTGCGTCCGTGTATATATACACCGAAAGACTGGACAGCGAGCttcagaaaaagaaaagaaaaaagactGGACAGCGGCCGGCGGCGGTGTCAGACAAAGGGATGGATGGATGGAGGGGACAGTGTTAGGGAGAGTTTTGCTTCGGGGACAGCGTCGTGACAAGCCAGCAGTACGCATCGGGGATCTTAACctagaaaacaaaacaaaaacacATCGCTCTGTCATGTTTTGGTTATTATTGCGGCCGGGCCATGCGGGCAGCTTCTGTGCTCGTGACCCGGGCGGGGAGGGAGAAGATACCAACAAAACGTACTGCCACCAGTTAAAATAAGCGGGAACATTCCATCCAGGGCGTGCGGTGGCCGGTGTCGCATGTCCCGCCGGGCGGCCGGCCGGAGTTGTTTAACCGGCCTCGCCTGTTCCCGGCGAGAGCGCGCACGGACGCACGGCACGGCACGGATGTCCCCGCCCGGCGTGCCTGCGGTGCGGCGTTGGATTCGGCGAACCTACGGCGCGCGTGCCTGCGTGACTTGGGTGGCGCCCCACTGGCGTCGTGTCGGGTCCGCGTGCCTGCGCCACGGGCGGTCCCGACGGAATTTCGTTCGGTTCGAGCCCAAGTTGGCATGGAGGTCGCCGCTTTCCCCGGCCGGGTCGGCCTCGCATTCGGTCTCCCGCGTTTGCACCGCAACACGCCGCCCGTTTTCCCGCCATCCCGAGCGCGACAGCCAACGCTCGCCTTGCTTGGCTTTGTTTGCGGTGCAAGCAAAGGCAACGCACCGTCGAGCGGTGCGGCCTCCTCGGCTGGTTGGCTCCTGGCTGGGTTCTCGCCGTCGGTCGGTCGGTCGGTCGGTGACGGTGATGGATACCGTTTGTGTTGTGTTGCCTTTGACCTGGCTACAATGGTCCACCGGCGGATCGTATCACATCCTCCACCGCCGAGGTCCAAATTCTCCGACGACCCTCGCTTGCCACTGGTGGGTGGATTCGCATAAGTCTGTCTGGGCAACCTTTCCGTTCTGCCTACGTTCCCCTGGCGGTGCTCTTAATTCTGGCCCCTACATGTCTTGGAAAAAATACTTATCTCTTCATCTAGTAGTAGTAGAAATGTAAGGACCGAAAATACTTATCCCACGTTTCTTAAGGGAAGATTGTACACGTAGTACAAGTCTTCAGAAATACTTATCCCTGCATCTATGGTCTGTCCAGTCTTTCTACTCCATCTAGTCTTCTAGTAGAAATACAAGGCACGTTTCTTCGTTCGTGTTTGCTCAAGGATTGATTTTTTTTAATGTAGGTCAAGCATTGATTATGCAACAAATACGTGTATTTTGTATGTTGAGAGAAAAAAGAGCCGAAAAACTATTCTCCCGcgtaaaagaaaaaaaaatacgGAGTAGACTTTGCATGCATTTACCCGTAAAAGTCTTGGAAATGCTACTTATCCCTCAATCTAGAAATACAAGGAAAAAAATACTAACCCGCACATCTAGAAATACAGAGACCCGCACGTTTCTTCAGACTGTACATGCACAAGACTTGAAAAT
Coding sequences within it:
- the LOC125538192 gene encoding adenylate isopentenyltransferase-like, with protein sequence MNTLANRVITTTVTTVARGGGGRPPATSRRRPLRIWRAAAMSSSSSCSSSSSSGGGSGWGEEGERARTRLVVIVGATGTGKTKLSIDAARELRGEVVNADKIQLYEGLDVTTNKVPLADRRGVEHHLLGAVPPEAGALPPSSFRSLGAAKVASIAARGLLPVVAGGSNSLIHALLADLPDDDGAALPEDPFSLDRRYRPALRYPCCLLWVDVEEALLAEYLDRRVDDMVGAGMVEELREYFAATTAAERAAHAPGLGKAIGVPELGEYLAGRRSFRAAVDDIKANTRRLAAAQVCKIRRMADGWGWPVRRLDASATIRARLAGAGPAAESASWERDVRGPGLAAIRAFLADQTCSHGDDATAIAIAKGVDEPAPLLMRLPRMQCCDMVV